DNA sequence from the Eulemur rufifrons isolate Redbay chromosome 6, OSU_ERuf_1, whole genome shotgun sequence genome:
CGCGCTAGGGGAAGAGGGGTCATTTTCTATCGACACCTCCTCCTTTTCAGACTTCATAACTCAAACCTTTTATCTCGTCTACTCACCCTTCCTTTTCTAGTGCTGGGTTCTCTGTGACTGTTAAGGTCTCCCCGGCTACTGCCGGTTTCTCCTTCCAGAAAATATGCGGCTGAGGGAGGGGATGGAGCTAATGTCGATGCTTCCAAGGGCTGGCAGGTGGATGATGGGGATTGTGGGGTTGGCATCCCCTCCAGCCTCTTCCTCTGACCATGCCCCTACCCTGACCAGCCTCGATGGAGGAATTTCCATGGAAAGGGAAAGTCATCTCTTTTCCCTGCTCTCACCTCTGGCAGAACAAGGGCAGGCTTGGATCCTGGACCCACCCATCCGCCTCTTCCCAACCCTCCCCCCCCCATCAGAGTCTGATCAGTCCTTAGCTTTCTGGTGGTCTGGGAGTCCCAGTGTGTCCTCAGAGCCCTGTGCTGGACAGCTCACCCAGCCAGAGACACAATCACTTTGAGCAGAGTGTGTTAACAGGGAACCCCCACTGCTCCATATCACCCTCAGGGACCCTGTACTAGCAGCCCAAGGAAAGGAGCTTCAGGGATCACATATTCAGAACATCtgcagcagccccctcccccagcttggACTCTGCCTGCAGTGGCCTTGGGTACAACCTTTCTTTAGCTGCCCTCCCCCAATCCGGCTGAGACCAAGTCAGCTGCTCTAACTTCCCCCTCTCAGTTCTCCATctcctcccagtctgtggctggCTTCAGATCACAAAGAGGAGGAGAACCCCTCCccccttcctgcctctttctAGTGTGCCTTGAGTTGCTCTTGTTTCTGGGAAATGAGACTGACTGACACGCACActccctccccccagtccctgaACTCTCTGGTGTCTCAGGGACAGTTTTCTTGCTCCCAACTTATGGGTCCATTTCTCTAGCCAGCATCCCTGGCACTTCTTGCCCTTGATGCCACCTTTaggctggggcaggtggaggcTGAGGAGCAGGCTGGTCAAGGAGGAGAGGGCCTGAGGGGCTGAGGTAGTTGGCAGTGCCTACCCTCCCACATTCCTGGCACTCACCTGGTGTTGCCAGGGCCCTAAGCCTGtgccctggccccacccctgGGGATCACGAGTTTGCCAGCCAGGGCATCTCTGTGGTTTCCTGCTGACTTCACTCTGTTCCAGACAGCTGGGGGCTGATGCTGGCAGAGAGAGGGGCTAAAGgggccctggggaaggagaggaagggggcaggaagggagaagcCTTGGGCTGCAGAAGGGGACATTATCCTAAGGTTTGCTGCCCAGTGAGTGACCATTCCAGCCCATCCCCAGCACCAAGAGTGGACACAGGTGGAAAAAACAGTGGAAGCCTCCCCTCCTAATAGATTGAGCCTCAGAGTGGTGATAGGTTTGCTCGCATCCTGCCAACTGGTTGAGCAGCCCAGGCTGGGTTTCTCTGTGCCAATCCTCCCTGCTCAGAGGTGGCAGTGAGGTGGGTgttgtgggggtgggtggggtggacCTGTCTCTGGGTGGATGCCCAGGTTGAGGGTGCTGGTTCTGGAAACTCCTATGGGCTCCTGAGCTCCCAAGCTCTGAGTGCTGTCCTTGTCCTCTGTCCTCTAGGTGAAGAGCGAAGGACCCAAATTGGTGCCCTTCTTCAAGGCCACCTGTGTGTATTTTGTGCTCTGGCTGCCCTCTTCCAGCCCGTCGTGGGTGAGCGCCCTCATCAAGTGCCTGCCTATCTTCTGCCTCTTGCTCTTCCTTCTGGCCCACGGCCTAGGATTCCTGCTGGCCCACCCCAGCGCCACTCGCATCTTTGTGGGGCTTGTCTTCTCTGCTCTAGGTGATGCCTTCCTCATCTGGCAGGACCAAGGATTCTTTGCGCACGGTCAGTGGTCACAGTAGCTACCTGGGAGGGGTCCTGGGTCTGGGGGCTAGAGGGTCCCTGAGGGGGGGCAAGGATTTGGAAGAGGGACCTTTTGAACCAGAATATGGGGGAATCTGAGGGTTTCTGTGGCCAAGAACTTCGAGGGCCTCTGTTGGAGGATGACCTTGCAGGTGATCTGGTGATCAGTTCTGGAGTTCTTCAGGGGCACGGGGGTGATGGCTTTTACTTTTGTGGAACTTCCCACCCCTGTTACTCCCAAAGCAAAGCTGCTGGATTATCCCAAACActccactccaccccaccccatcacTCATTCCTCACCAAGCCTGCCTTCAGCATCCTTCATCCCGTCTTACCCCCAGGTCTGCTGATGTTTGCTGTGACCCACATGCTCTACGCCTCAGCCTTTGGCATGCGACCATTGGCTCTTCGGACAGGTCTGGTGATGGCAGTGCTATCGGGCCTGTGCTATGCCCTCCTCTACCCGTGCCTCTCAGGTGCCTTCACCTACCTGGTGGGGGTCTACGTGGCCCTTATCAGCTTCATGGGCTGGCGAGCTATGGCAGGGCTGCAGCTGGTTGGGGCAGCCTGGCGCTGGACTGAGCTGGCGGCTGGCAGTGGCGCAGTGTTCTTTATCATCTCAGACCTGACCATCGCCCTCAACAAGTTCTGCTTTCCTGTGCCCTACTCACGGGCACTCATCATGTCCACCTACTACGCCGCCCAGATGCTCATCGCCCTGTCAGCTGTCGAGAGCCGGGATCCCGTGGAAGACTATAGACTGAGCAAGGCCAACTGAGGTGCCAGGGTCTGGtcacctctctctcctcctggggCTGGGGTCCAGACCCTGGGAACCTACAGGAGCTGGATCGGGATGGCTGCAGTGCCAGCCTGGGGCAGCAGGTACTATGTGGGGAATTTACAAGTTTGAGGGGGTAAGAAGGAAAAGGATCTCCCTAGCAAAGCTAGCAGTCCAGGACAATGCTGAGAGCTAAAAGAGCCAGCCTAACCCCTCGCTGGAGCCAGAAGTAGACATCTCCCCACCTCTACCCAATCAGGACTGTCAAAGCCCCCCTGGAGGGTGATGGTGCTCAGCTTCTTGACCCCCCCTTCCCCTAGTAGGTGGAAGAATCTGACTCTCTCTCTTATGCCTAGTACCAATGGCAATGGTGGGCTCACCCACCCTCACCTTTTCTGATCTACACAGAATttgaaggaaagaggagagaaatctGTACTGAGAAGGCCCAGCCCTAGGCCCTTTCACAGGCCTCCAGTTGGGAAGATTGGATGAGAGTAGAgtctccctttccctcttctaTCCTTGTTACTTGAACAATTTCAATCTCTAAGTGGTGGGTGGGAAGGTGAAGGGGTGTCTCTCCAGGCGAGGCAGGAGTGGGAGCTTCTTTGGTCTGGAGCTTGGGGTACCAAGGATTCAAGTTGGCCCCATCTCTCTTGCAGGCCAGCCCAAAACTCAGGCCCCATACCACCATCCTCAAACCCTGTCCCCAGGGCTAGGGTGAACCATGCCAAAGGAAGGGGCaagcctgtgtgtgtctgtgtgtctcttgtgtgtttgtatgtgtatagtCTGTCTCTCAGCCTGCTTATGTCTTTCTCTGCCATATGTCTCTGTCCTGCTGTCTGTCAAGGTCTCATAGGGAGAGGGCCTCAGGGAGCTGCTGAGGGGGTGCTGAGCCTGGCTTAGAGAGCTAGGACCCTTCCCCCGCAACACACATACTCTCAAtgctttcctcccttcccctcctgcagTAGGAGCAAGAGGAGGGGGTTCCAATGACACTCTGGGTTTATAAGACCCAAGGCACATTCAATGCAAGGCGTGCAAGGATGGGACAACTCCATCCTCTACTGCCcgtgtaaaaaaaataaaaatcaagggcCATTGGCTACCCCGCTTGTCtgtgtggcatgtgcctgtcCTGGAGAGGGGTTGGGGGCATGGTGCCAGGGCCCTGGCTGTCCTCACATCCTGGATCATAGTCTTGGCCAGTGCATCTTGGCGCCAGGCTGACTCCCTGGCTCTGGTGACACTGTGCTGGTTGGAGTGGGTCTCACTTCCCTGGTCACATGTGTGGTGAGGATGTGGTTCAGGAGGATGGGGTATGAGTAGTATAGTATTTGCCACTCTCCAAATTTGTCCTGATGCACTTCCCTGTGCACAGATGCCCAGCACCCTTGGTGACCTTTAGTTACCCAGTGTCTTCTActgctgcccaccccctcccctccctgcccccgacCTGCTGCCTGTTCCCTTCAAGCATCTCCTTCTTTTTGTACTCTGGGCTTGGTTGAACAGCTGGGAGGAATGGGATTAGATTGGCTGATTCATACTTTAGATGTAAAGCCCTGGCAAAATGATTTGCCACCTCACTCCAGGGGCATTTGCATCTTAACAGGCAATGCCCTAACCCAGAAGTAGAAAGGGAAGCCTCGGGTGGTGGTGAATATGCCAGTTTGTAAAGGTGTTGCACATTTGTGGGGATGTGATATAGGAGACTCAAGTTTCATTATGTGTGTTGGATGAATCAAGGATTTTCAAATTAGGGTTTTTACAGAGATTTCTGGTGGGAAGTAGCAAAGAAATAAGGAGAGGAGACAGGCGCAAGGACCCCTTATTCTTGTTTCAAGTCCAATAgcttcttaagatttttttttttttttttttttaaaggaaggattCCACTGCAAAACATAGATTTGAAACTTAGTGAGCTGGGTGAccaatcccttctggctctgACAGTAGGAACCCTGGACACTTAAGAGGCGAGGTCCTGATCCTTTCAAGCCCCAGAACTCTGAATACAGACCTACCTAGTAGGAATAAATGGGAAGGAGCaggatggggaggggggaagTCAGTAAGACTTGCCCCCATTCCCTGGGGGCAAGGGGAAGGTACAGTGTGGGTGCAGAGGAGGGGAAGGCAAGTCAAGGCCCCGTCAAAAGGGGGCTGGTCACTCCCTTGTGGGTGGGTTTGGACAAGGCTCTTAGGAGTCTAGGTTTGGGAATCCTCATCCCACGCTCACATCCATCCTCTTGGTCCTTGCTATATACCACTCTCAGGAACAGGAAAGCATGAGCTTAGTTTATTGTCCCCTCCCTTCACTGAATGTTTACACTGACAAGCGCCAGAAAGCAACCTGGGCTGCCTACACTGGGCCATGCAGAGGATGGGCCAGGAAGCCCCACATCACTACAGCCTCCTgatgcctgggctgggctggagctcACATAAGGTGCTTTGATTTCTTCTGCAGACTCTGGGTGAGGGATGCTAGAATTGACTTGTCATCTTTGTCTGAAAGAGCAAAGCAAGTATTCATTAGTGTTAGTGATTCCAGGGAAATTCTAACTTTCTGGACTTGGAGTTCCTATGCAGGAACCAGGGGCCGGACCCTGGGACCCTTAATCCTAGGTTGGCAGAGTATATGCGATCAAGAGCTGCCATTTATTCAGCACTTAATatttgccaggcattgtgccagtTACTTCATACGCTATCACATTGGCACCTCAGAGTCCTATGAGTAGAAAACAGGTTCGGAGAGGGAGcttgccaaggtcacatggctgctCAGCGGTGGAGCCAGGGCCCTGGGCCCATGTGCTTACAACCAGAGGTAAATTATCAGGGATCTCTCCTGCTGTGGAATGGAAGCTGGATAGCTCCCACGGTGCTTTCCCTGGCCTAGTTCTATTGCAGTTAGGCAGCCACTCTGGAGACATCATCTCGGTGCCAGACACTTAGCTCAGCACTTGAGAGACAGAGCAACAGGATATGGTCCTTTCCCCAAGGAAAGGCATCTATAACTGAATAAAAAAGGTCTGTAACCATGGAGACCACAGCAATGGAGTGCCATGGAGAGTTCAGGGAGTGGCAGAAAATGAGACcagagaggtgggggagaggggaaccTTGTTACTTTGGGATTTTATCATGAGGGGACAGCTAGAGGGGTAAtttaaggaagagaaagcaaGGCAAGTCAGCTTTGCATTTAGAGAGTTTATGCTGCTAGCTGTGTAGCTATGAAGACAGCAGACTGTGTGGGAAGGAATAAAACATTTCcctgcacgtgtgcacacatgaGCAGAAACACGGCATCCATGTGCAAAAGGAGGGTTCCCTTCAGTCCCCTTATTTGTGCCTTCCCTCTGTCCTTATCCTAGACCAGTGGTTTACAATCTTGGTTGCACATCAGAACAGATTCCTTCCAGAACGCTGCCAGAGAGTTTGTGATTGGGTGAGTCTGGTTTAGGccagtatctttttttaaaggtagGTGTAGGCCCACCAAAGGTTGCAAACCACATCTTATCTAGGGATGGAAAACTCCCATGTCTGTAGGGGCTAGTGCGCATAACAAATGACATCCAGAGGATGGGAGAGCGGTAAGAATTCTGGCCAATTAAGAATGTTTACCTGAtagcaaattaaataaaaaaccgCACCAGCTAAACAAAGAGAGTTGACTAATGGCCCACGATCCCACCATTTTGCGCCTCTGCCCCAGCCAGGACGTCCCCCCTTACCTAAGGCCAGGCCCGCCCAGTGGCGGCTGGTGGAGCCCTCACCATAGACGGTGAGCCTGCAGCTGCTGCGATCCTTGCCCAGCTCGTTCTCCACCAGCACGCTGTAATCGCTGCTGTCCTTGAGCGTGCAGGTGGGGATGACGAGGGTACACACGCCGCTGGTGGAGTTATACCAGAACTTGGAGTTGGCCGTGATGTTGACGTCGCCCTTGTAGAGGGTCACCGTGGGCCGCGGGTTCCCAAGGAAGGCGCAGGTCAGGGTGCAGTCCTGGCCGCGGAGCACCGTGTGTGGCTTGAGGGGGTCAGGAAGCGGGGCGCGTGGCGCCAGTCCTTCTGCTTGCAGGGCTTCAGCTTGGCGCTCAAGTCCTCGACTgcgcgggggcggggtgggggtagggggccAAGGCGGGCCGTCAACGTGCCCCAAGGGCCCCGCCTGCCACCCCCATCTTAGAGCTCAGAAGGCGCTGGAGACCGAGCTCACAGGGAACCCCAAAGACCTGGGCCAGATTCCCAGACGCAATCAAGTCTGGGGGCTCAAACTTTATATTGGTTCCTAAGGGCACCTCCGCTTTTACACACCTCCGCCCCACGTGCCCCGTCCCCAGCCATTCCAGGGTTCGCGGGGTTTTATGCTTTCCCAGACCCAGGGGTCCTAGATGTCTTCCTAGCACCAGCTTCCAGGACCTGGGTGTTCGCAGTTGTTAC
Encoded proteins:
- the TMEM86A gene encoding lysoplasmalogenase TMEM86A, encoding MVSPVTVVKSEGPKLVPFFKATCVYFVLWLPSSSPSWVSALIKCLPIFCLLLFLLAHGLGFLLAHPSATRIFVGLVFSALGDAFLIWQDQGFFAHGLLMFAVTHMLYASAFGMRPLALRTGLVMAVLSGLCYALLYPCLSGAFTYLVGVYVALISFMGWRAMAGLQLVGAAWRWTELAAGSGAVFFIISDLTIALNKFCFPVPYSRALIMSTYYAAQMLIALSAVESRDPVEDYRLSKAN